In one window of Caballeronia sp. TF1N1 DNA:
- a CDS encoding FadR/GntR family transcriptional regulator codes for MKNVPHTVTDAAIATIRERIESSMYPVGSLLPAQRQLSEELAISRASLREALTTLEALGMLHIRPGKGVYVSSAQASSAHGWRFADQASLPDTYQMRFALEGFVARLAAHSIGDADIDWLDDNLNALQGALMAAELEEAAQLDFAFHMRIVSLAGNAAIESILRGSADIMKESQRLPFYRRELVLSTYNEHMVIVEALKARDGEKAGIAIERHIVNAAQRAGVHFPVPHRA; via the coding sequence ATGAAAAACGTTCCGCATACCGTGACCGATGCCGCCATCGCGACCATTCGCGAGCGTATCGAGTCAAGCATGTATCCCGTGGGCAGTTTGCTTCCCGCGCAGCGGCAACTATCGGAGGAACTGGCGATCAGCCGTGCTTCGTTGCGCGAGGCGCTGACCACGCTCGAAGCGCTCGGCATGCTGCACATCCGTCCCGGCAAGGGTGTGTATGTGAGCAGCGCGCAGGCGTCGAGCGCGCATGGCTGGCGGTTTGCCGATCAGGCGTCGTTGCCCGATACGTATCAGATGCGCTTCGCGCTCGAAGGATTCGTCGCGCGGCTGGCGGCGCATTCCATCGGCGATGCCGACATCGACTGGCTCGATGACAATCTGAACGCGCTGCAAGGCGCGCTCATGGCGGCGGAACTCGAGGAAGCCGCGCAACTCGACTTCGCATTCCATATGCGTATCGTGAGTCTCGCGGGCAATGCGGCCATCGAGTCCATCTTGCGTGGCAGCGCCGACATCATGAAAGAGAGCCAGCGCTTGCCGTTCTATCGGCGCGAGCTCGTGCTTTCGACTTATAACGAACACATGGTGATCGTCGAAGCACTCAAGGCGCGTGACGGCGAGAAAGCCGGCATTGCAATAGAGCGGCACATCGTCAACGCGGCGCAACGCGCGGGCGTGCATTTTCCGGTGCCACACCGAGCGTAG
- a CDS encoding C4-dicarboxylate transporter DctA, whose amino-acid sequence MSRFLNSLFGRVMIALVIGIVVGALFPHFGQSLRPLGDGFLKLIKMVIGPIVFCVVVSGMASAGDLKKVGRVGLKAVVYFEIMTTLALVIGAILAWVTRPGVGMNIDLHTLDASSLTTYTEHAKSLKDTAGFLLKIIPDTAIDAFAKGDILQVLVFSVLFGSALSLLGDKAKRVTGLIDELSHVFFRIMAFIIKLAPLGVLGAIAFTTGQYGVESLKQLGLLVAVFYASCFLFVFVVLAVVMRLAGFSIFKLVRYLREELSIVLGTASSDAVLPQIMRKLEWMGIKDSTVGLVIPTGYSFNLDGFSIYLTLAVIFIAQATNTPLSLHDLIVVVLVSLVTSKGAHGIPGSAIVILAATLSAIPAIPVLGLVLILPVDWFVGIARAVTNLIGNCVATVVVAVWENDIDRARARRVLDQDADYRFVPAAPETSHGHENAHAI is encoded by the coding sequence GTGTCGAGATTCCTGAATTCGCTGTTCGGCAGGGTGATGATCGCGCTGGTCATCGGTATCGTGGTCGGCGCGCTTTTCCCGCACTTCGGCCAGTCGCTGCGGCCGCTCGGCGATGGCTTTCTCAAGCTCATCAAGATGGTGATCGGGCCAATCGTGTTTTGCGTCGTCGTCAGCGGCATGGCGAGCGCGGGCGATCTGAAGAAGGTCGGGCGCGTCGGTCTGAAAGCGGTGGTCTACTTCGAGATCATGACTACGCTGGCGCTCGTGATCGGCGCGATCCTCGCGTGGGTGACGCGTCCGGGCGTCGGCATGAATATCGACCTGCATACGCTCGACGCGTCGTCGCTCACGACCTACACGGAACACGCGAAGAGCCTCAAGGACACGGCGGGTTTTCTGCTGAAGATCATTCCCGATACCGCCATCGACGCCTTCGCCAAGGGCGACATCCTGCAAGTGCTGGTGTTTTCCGTGCTATTTGGCTCGGCGCTCTCGTTGCTCGGCGACAAGGCGAAGCGCGTGACCGGTCTGATCGACGAACTCTCGCACGTGTTCTTTCGCATCATGGCGTTCATCATCAAGCTGGCGCCGCTCGGCGTGCTCGGCGCGATTGCGTTCACGACCGGGCAGTACGGCGTCGAATCGTTGAAGCAACTCGGCCTGCTCGTGGCCGTGTTCTATGCAAGCTGCTTCCTCTTCGTGTTCGTCGTGCTCGCAGTGGTGATGCGCCTCGCGGGCTTCTCCATCTTCAAGCTCGTGCGCTATCTGCGCGAAGAATTGTCGATCGTGCTCGGCACTGCATCGTCCGATGCCGTACTGCCGCAGATCATGCGCAAGCTCGAATGGATGGGCATCAAGGACTCGACCGTCGGCCTCGTGATTCCGACCGGCTATTCGTTCAATCTCGACGGCTTCTCGATCTACCTCACGCTCGCGGTGATCTTCATCGCGCAGGCGACCAACACGCCGCTTTCGCTGCATGACCTGATCGTCGTGGTCCTCGTGTCGCTCGTGACTTCGAAGGGCGCGCACGGCATTCCCGGCTCGGCCATCGTGATCCTTGCGGCCACGCTGTCGGCCATTCCCGCGATTCCCGTGCTCGGTCTCGTGCTGATTCTGCCGGTCGACTGGTTCGTCGGCATTGCGCGAGCGGTGACGAATCTCATCGGCAATTGCGTGGCGACGGTGGTCGTGGCCGTGTGGGAGAACGACATCGACCGGGCGCGCGCCAGGCGTGTGCTCGACCAGGACGCGGATTATCGCTTCGTGCCGGCCGCGCCCGAAACCTCGCATGGGCATGAGAACGCGCACGCGATCTGA
- the gap gene encoding type I glyceraldehyde-3-phosphate dehydrogenase, with protein sequence MTIRVAINGYGRIGRNTLRAFYENGKKHDIEIVAINDLGDAKTNAHLTQYDTAHGKFPGEVSVDGDYLVVNGDKIRVLANRNPAELPWGELNVDVVLECTGFFTTKEKASAHIKGGAKKVIISAPGGKDVDATIVYGVNHHVLKASDTVISNASCTTNCLAPLVKPLNDKIGLVNGLMTTIHAYTNDQVLTDVYHEDLRRARSATHSQIPTKTGAASAVGLVLPELNGKLDGYAIRVPTINVSVVDLSFIAARDTTVEEVNKIMKEAAEGSLKGILGYNEAPLVSIDFNHNPASSTFDATLTKVSGRLVKVSSWYDNEWGFSNRMLDTAVALANAK encoded by the coding sequence ATGACGATTCGCGTTGCAATCAACGGCTACGGCCGGATCGGCCGCAATACGCTGCGAGCTTTCTACGAAAACGGCAAGAAACACGACATCGAGATCGTCGCCATCAACGATCTCGGCGATGCCAAGACGAACGCGCATTTGACGCAGTACGACACGGCGCACGGCAAGTTCCCGGGCGAAGTGTCGGTGGACGGCGATTACCTCGTCGTCAACGGCGACAAGATTCGCGTGCTGGCCAACCGCAACCCGGCCGAACTGCCGTGGGGCGAGTTGAACGTCGACGTCGTGCTGGAATGCACGGGCTTTTTCACGACGAAGGAAAAAGCGAGCGCGCACATCAAGGGTGGCGCGAAGAAGGTCATCATCTCGGCGCCGGGTGGCAAGGACGTGGACGCGACCATCGTGTATGGCGTGAACCACCACGTGCTGAAGGCATCCGACACGGTCATCTCGAACGCGTCGTGCACGACGAACTGTCTCGCACCGCTCGTCAAGCCGCTGAACGACAAGATCGGTCTCGTGAACGGTCTGATGACCACCATCCACGCTTACACGAACGATCAGGTTTTGACCGACGTGTATCACGAAGACCTGCGTCGCGCGCGCTCGGCCACGCATAGCCAGATCCCGACGAAGACGGGCGCGGCTTCGGCGGTCGGTCTCGTGCTGCCGGAATTGAACGGCAAGCTGGACGGCTATGCTATTCGCGTGCCGACCATCAACGTGTCGGTGGTCGATCTGTCTTTCATCGCCGCACGTGATACGACGGTCGAGGAAGTCAACAAGATCATGAAGGAAGCAGCGGAAGGTTCGCTCAAGGGCATTCTCGGCTACAACGAGGCGCCGCTCGTGTCGATCGACTTCAATCACAACCCGGCTTCGTCGACGTTCGATGCAACGCTCACGAAGGTGTCGGGCCGTCTCGTGAAGGTGTCGAGCTGGTACGACAACGAGTGGGGCTTCTCGAACCGCATGCTGGACACGGCTGTAGCGCTCGCGAACGCGAAGTAA
- a CDS encoding glyoxalase/bleomycin resistance/extradiol dioxygenase family protein, with product MTDPRPADVPWLTPYLTVRDARVSIGFYEKALGFAVRDSVNDDGSIIHVEMTYRGQLIVMFAPEGAYGSQARTPKSSGIMAPQSFYLYVDDVDATFAQAIAVGAKALIEPQDQFWGDRFAQIEDPDGYRWAIARHLN from the coding sequence ATGACAGACCCACGCCCGGCCGACGTGCCCTGGTTGACGCCCTATCTCACCGTGCGCGATGCGCGCGTGAGCATCGGGTTCTACGAGAAGGCGCTCGGCTTCGCGGTGCGCGACAGCGTGAACGACGATGGCAGCATCATCCACGTCGAGATGACGTATCGCGGCCAGTTGATCGTGATGTTCGCGCCGGAGGGCGCTTACGGCTCGCAGGCGCGCACGCCGAAGAGCTCCGGCATCATGGCGCCGCAGTCGTTCTATCTTTATGTGGACGACGTGGATGCCACCTTCGCGCAGGCCATCGCCGTGGGCGCGAAAGCGCTCATCGAGCCACAGGATCAGTTCTGGGGCGACCGCTTTGCGCAGATCGAAGATCCGGACGGCTATCGCTGGGCGATTGCGCGGCATTTGAACTAA
- the alc gene encoding allantoicase has translation MANPILDPDAPAFTRRYINLADPRLGAQALFATDEFFAPKERMLEPQPAVFIPGKYDQHGKWMDGWETRRKRTTGYDFCVVKLARAGTIHGIDIDTSHFTGNFPPAASVEACYSPNADPASAPEDGDWREIVPATTLQGNRHHYVEIADTRAYTHLRVNIYPDGGIARLRVYGQPKTDFSRIERGTLLDLAAVENGAYLVAANNQHFGPASQMLMPGRGVNMGDGWETRRRREPGNDWAIVALAAPGVIRAIEVDTAHFKGNFPDRCSLQAARVEGGTDESLVTQAMFWPVLLDEQKLAMDNVHRFEKELAKLGPVTHVRFNIFPDGGVSRLRVFGEIQ, from the coding sequence ATGGCAAACCCGATTCTCGATCCCGACGCGCCCGCCTTCACGCGCCGCTATATTAACCTCGCGGACCCGCGTCTCGGCGCGCAGGCGCTCTTCGCCACGGACGAATTCTTCGCGCCGAAGGAACGCATGCTGGAGCCGCAGCCGGCGGTGTTCATTCCCGGCAAATACGACCAACACGGCAAGTGGATGGACGGCTGGGAAACGCGCCGCAAGCGCACGACGGGCTATGACTTCTGCGTCGTCAAGCTCGCGCGCGCGGGCACGATTCACGGCATCGATATCGATACGAGTCATTTCACGGGCAACTTTCCGCCGGCCGCGTCGGTCGAGGCGTGCTACAGCCCGAACGCCGATCCAGCGAGCGCGCCCGAAGACGGCGACTGGCGCGAGATCGTGCCGGCGACGACCTTGCAGGGCAATCGTCATCACTATGTCGAGATCGCCGATACGCGCGCTTACACGCACTTGCGCGTGAACATTTACCCCGATGGCGGGATCGCGCGGCTACGTGTGTATGGTCAGCCGAAGACGGATTTTTCGCGCATCGAGCGCGGCACGCTGCTGGACCTCGCGGCTGTCGAGAACGGCGCGTATCTGGTCGCGGCGAACAATCAGCACTTCGGGCCAGCATCGCAAATGCTGATGCCGGGACGCGGCGTGAATATGGGCGATGGCTGGGAAACGCGTCGCCGTCGCGAGCCTGGCAACGACTGGGCGATCGTGGCGCTGGCCGCGCCTGGCGTGATCCGCGCGATCGAAGTCGATACCGCGCATTTCAAAGGCAATTTCCCGGATCGCTGCTCGCTGCAGGCGGCGCGTGTGGAGGGCGGCACGGATGAATCGCTCGTGACGCAAGCCATGTTCTGGCCTGTGCTGCTCGACGAGCAAAAACTCGCTATGGACAACGTGCATCGCTTCGAGAAGGAGCTCGCGAAGCTCGGGCCCGTGACGCACGTGCGCTTCAATATTTTTCCGGATGGCGGCGTGTCGCGGCTGCGCGTCTTCGGCGAAATTCAATGA
- the fur gene encoding ferric iron uptake transcriptional regulator, translating to MTNPADLKNIGLKATLPRLKILEIFQHSPVRHLTAEDVYRNLLTEELDIGLATVYRVLTQFEQAGLLSRSNFESGKAVFELNEGSHHDHLVCIDCGRVEEFFDAEIERRQQSIAKERGFKLHEHALALYGACTKENCPHRKH from the coding sequence ATGACCAATCCCGCCGATCTCAAAAATATCGGGCTCAAGGCGACCCTGCCCCGCCTCAAGATTCTCGAAATCTTCCAGCACAGTCCGGTGCGCCATCTGACCGCTGAAGACGTGTATCGAAACCTGCTCACCGAAGAGCTGGATATCGGTCTCGCCACGGTTTATCGCGTGCTCACGCAGTTCGAGCAAGCCGGACTTTTGTCGCGGAGCAATTTCGAATCGGGCAAGGCCGTCTTCGAACTCAACGAAGGTTCGCATCACGATCACCTCGTGTGCATCGACTGCGGCCGCGTGGAAGAGTTCTTCGACGCCGAGATCGAACGCCGTCAGCAGTCCATCGCGAAAGAGCGCGGCTTCAAGCTCCACGAGCATGCGCTGGCTTTGTACGGCGCCTGCACGAAAGAAAACTGCCCGCACCGTAAGCATTGA
- the tkt gene encoding transketolase — protein MTTQPSSQTALMANAIRALAMDAVQQANSGHPGMPMGMAEIGVALWSRHLKHNPTNPHWFDRDRFVLSNGHGSMLLYSLLHLTGYDLPIGELKNFRQLHSKTPGHPEVGMTPGVETTTGPLGQGVGNAVGMALAEALLAAEFNKADAKIVDHHTYVFLGDGCLMEGISHEAASLAGTLKLNKLIALYDDNGISIDGHVEHWFHDDTPKRFEAYGWNVIRAVDGHDVEAVDAAIATAKNSDKPTLICCRTVIGKGAPTKAGGHDAHGAPLGDKEIAATRAGLGWNYEPFVIPQEVYAAWDAKEQGTHAEAEWNKAFEAYRAKYGSEAVEFTRRMKGELPADWKASAAKIIEDANQRAETVASRKASQQTIEGLAAALPELLGGSADLTGSNLTNWKASKPVRAAGDAENANPGHAGIQWGNHINYGVREFGMSTAINGLALHGGFRPFGGTFLTFSDYSRNALRVAALMKSRSIFVFTHDSIGLGEDGPTHQSIEHVSSLRLIPQLQTWRPADTVETAVAWTHAIEHQGPSTLIFSRQNLQFSPRNDVQIANIAKGGYVLRDWNDDIPARKIILIATGSEVQLAMQAVEALAKDGIGARVVSMPCTNVFDKQDAEYHERVLPKGVARVAIEAGVTDFWRKYVGLEGGVVGIDTFGESAPAGELFKHFGFTVEHVVETAKSVLAA, from the coding sequence ATGACGACCCAGCCCTCCAGTCAGACCGCCCTCATGGCCAACGCGATCCGCGCGCTTGCCATGGATGCCGTTCAACAAGCCAACTCCGGTCACCCCGGCATGCCCATGGGCATGGCCGAAATCGGCGTCGCGCTGTGGTCGCGCCATCTGAAGCACAACCCCACGAATCCGCACTGGTTCGACCGCGACCGTTTCGTTTTGTCGAATGGTCACGGCTCCATGCTGCTGTATTCGCTGCTGCACCTGACCGGCTACGACCTGCCGATCGGTGAACTGAAGAACTTCCGCCAACTGCATTCGAAGACGCCGGGCCATCCGGAAGTGGGCATGACGCCGGGCGTCGAGACCACCACCGGGCCGCTCGGTCAGGGCGTCGGCAACGCGGTCGGCATGGCGCTCGCCGAAGCGTTGCTGGCGGCCGAGTTCAACAAGGCCGACGCGAAGATCGTCGATCACCATACGTATGTTTTCCTCGGCGACGGTTGCCTGATGGAAGGCATCTCGCACGAAGCCGCATCGCTCGCGGGCACGCTCAAGCTGAACAAGCTGATCGCGCTGTACGACGACAACGGCATCTCCATCGACGGTCACGTCGAACACTGGTTCCACGACGACACCCCGAAGCGTTTCGAAGCCTACGGCTGGAACGTGATCCGCGCGGTAGACGGCCATGACGTCGAAGCGGTCGATGCCGCCATCGCCACGGCGAAGAACTCGGACAAGCCCACGCTGATCTGCTGCCGCACCGTCATCGGCAAGGGTGCGCCGACGAAGGCAGGCGGTCACGACGCGCATGGCGCGCCGCTCGGCGACAAGGAAATCGCGGCGACGCGTGCGGGCCTCGGCTGGAATTACGAGCCGTTCGTGATTCCGCAGGAAGTCTATGCGGCGTGGGACGCGAAGGAACAAGGCACGCACGCCGAAGCCGAGTGGAACAAGGCGTTCGAGGCCTACCGCGCGAAGTACGGCAGCGAAGCGGTCGAATTCACGCGCCGCATGAAGGGCGAATTGCCGGCTGACTGGAAGGCGAGCGCGGCGAAGATCATCGAAGATGCGAACCAGCGCGCCGAAACGGTCGCTTCGCGCAAGGCATCGCAACAGACCATCGAAGGTCTGGCCGCTGCGTTGCCGGAACTGCTGGGCGGTTCAGCGGATCTTACGGGATCGAACCTCACGAACTGGAAAGCGTCGAAGCCCGTACGCGCCGCCGGCGACGCAGAAAACGCGAACCCCGGTCACGCGGGCATCCAGTGGGGCAACCACATCAATTACGGTGTGCGCGAATTCGGCATGAGCACGGCCATCAACGGTCTCGCGCTGCATGGCGGCTTCCGCCCGTTCGGCGGCACGTTTCTGACGTTTTCGGATTACAGTCGCAACGCGTTGCGCGTCGCGGCGCTGATGAAGTCGCGCTCCATCTTCGTGTTCACGCACGACTCCATCGGTCTCGGCGAAGATGGCCCGACGCATCAGTCGATCGAACACGTGTCGAGTCTGCGTCTGATTCCGCAACTGCAGACGTGGCGCCCGGCCGACACCGTGGAAACGGCGGTGGCCTGGACGCATGCAATCGAACATCAAGGTCCGTCCACGTTGATCTTCAGCCGGCAGAATCTGCAATTCTCGCCGCGCAACGACGTGCAGATCGCGAACATCGCGAAGGGCGGCTACGTGCTGCGCGACTGGAACGACGACATTCCGGCGCGCAAGATCATCCTCATCGCGACCGGCTCGGAAGTGCAGCTCGCGATGCAGGCGGTCGAGGCGCTGGCGAAGGACGGCATTGGCGCGCGCGTCGTCTCGATGCCCTGCACCAACGTGTTCGACAAGCAAGACGCCGAATACCACGAGCGCGTGTTGCCCAAGGGCGTGGCGCGCGTGGCGATCGAGGCGGGCGTGACGGATTTCTGGCGCAAGTACGTGGGCCTCGAAGGCGGCGTGGTCGGCATCGACACGTTCGGCGAATCCGCACCGGCGGGCGAGCTGTTCAAGCATTTCGGCTTCACGGTGGAACATGTCGTCGAGACGGCGAAGTCCGTGCTCGCGGCCTGA